A single window of Arcobacter venerupis DNA harbors:
- a CDS encoding thiolase family protein, with amino-acid sequence MKERIAIIDGLRSPIAKANGKLNDVSADTLGAIITKELVLRNDLDYKQFDEVIMGNVAQPANAANIARVMAIRAGFPQSTIAYTVHRNCASGMQSISSAIEKINSNQGELYLVGGMESMSNIPLLYSDEFRNLITKFSYSKSIIEKFELLTTFRLRFLKPTIGLISGLTDPISGKIMGITAENLANEFKISRAAQDEYALNSHKKAQKAIEAGIFKDEIHPIMTKNASISNDDGVRFNQTIEALNKLNPIFERVGGTVTAGNSSQVSDGACSLIVCTESKAKELNLEPIGFITDYAYAGLDAHRMGLGPVYATKKLFDKTGTTLKDIDLIEINEAFAAQVIANLEAFKSEEFCQKTFNSSALGEIDESILNVNGGAIALGHPVGMSGARIVLTALKELKRRNKNKALASLCIGGGQGASFLLEI; translated from the coding sequence ATGAAAGAAAGAATAGCCATAATAGATGGACTAAGAAGCCCCATCGCAAAAGCAAATGGAAAACTAAATGATGTAAGTGCTGATACTTTAGGTGCAATTATTACAAAAGAGTTGGTTTTACGAAATGATTTAGATTACAAACAATTTGATGAAGTAATCATGGGAAATGTAGCTCAACCTGCAAATGCTGCAAATATTGCAAGGGTTATGGCTATTCGAGCTGGATTTCCCCAATCAACTATTGCATATACGGTTCATAGAAATTGTGCTTCTGGAATGCAATCAATTTCAAGTGCTATTGAAAAAATAAACTCAAATCAAGGGGAGTTGTATTTAGTTGGTGGAATGGAATCTATGAGTAATATTCCTTTACTTTATAGTGATGAATTTAGAAATTTAATCACAAAATTTAGCTATTCAAAATCAATCATTGAAAAATTTGAACTTCTAACAACTTTTAGATTAAGATTTTTAAAACCTACTATTGGATTAATTTCTGGTTTAACTGACCCAATTTCTGGAAAAATCATGGGAATTACTGCTGAAAACTTAGCAAATGAGTTTAAAATAAGCCGAGCTGCCCAAGATGAATATGCTTTAAATTCTCACAAAAAAGCTCAAAAAGCAATAGAAGCTGGAATATTCAAAGATGAAATTCATCCAATAATGACAAAAAATGCTTCTATCTCAAATGATGATGGAGTAAGATTTAATCAAACAATTGAAGCTTTAAATAAATTAAACCCTATTTTTGAAAGAGTTGGAGGAACTGTAACTGCTGGAAATTCATCACAAGTTTCAGATGGAGCTTGTAGTTTGATTGTTTGTACTGAATCAAAAGCCAAAGAATTAAACCTTGAACCAATTGGTTTTATAACAGATTATGCTTATGCTGGACTTGATGCACATAGAATGGGTTTAGGACCAGTTTATGCTACAAAAAAACTTTTTGATAAAACAGGAACTACTCTTAAAGATATTGATTTAATTGAGATAAATGAAGCCTTTGCTGCTCAAGTTATAGCAAATCTTGAAGCTTTTAAATCAGAAGAGTTTTGTCAAAAAACTTTTAATTCAAGTGCACTTGGAGAGATTGATGAATCTATTTTAAATGTAAATGGAGGAGCAATTGCCCTTGGACATCCAGTTGGAATGAGTGGAGCTCGAATTGTCTTAACAGCATTAAAAGAGTTAAAAAGAAGAAACAAAAACAAAGCATTAGCCTCACTATGTATTGGTGGCGGGCAAGGTGCTTCTTTTTTATTGGAGATATAA
- a CDS encoding AMP-dependent synthetase/ligase → MNAYNFKTYSELFLHISNNYDNEYFLNYLSNGKYTNISTSDFKNKVICLSLALKDLGIQKGDKVGIFAKSSPFWLIFDFAILQVGAISVPIFANISSENLNFEIKDSSMKFMFIDSQERLNDIEKENSHLTFITHNFCIKEPNFYNFDEILVIGKQICDSSGFTSFEALEDDIFSIIYTSGNTGTPKGVMLTHKNIVSQLHDINSLINLEQHEVSLSVLPLAHIFERTVMSYYLSRGISIYFVDDVLNVANLMKVVRPTIMTVVPRLLEKIFNKIKLNISTKPFISRAIASFAFAYALKEDINKNSLLFKIYDKLVYSKFREIFGSKLEKLISGGAPLSKEIAQFFVNINVPVYQGYGLTEFSPVISTNYPNANKVGSCGKVIPSAQIKINENSELFVKGPALMKGYLNQGELTAKTIDKDGWLHTGDVAFLDEEGYLFIKSRTKEIFKTSTGEYVNAVEIEQKLSKNKYIEFAVIISENRKYTSALLFVDKEKYENAKKLNKNLTIEEYYNKDDILKSISNHINRVNSNLNKWEKIVKFEILTNNISIETGELTPSMKICRAKIEEKYSNVINSMY, encoded by the coding sequence ATGAATGCTTACAACTTCAAAACCTATAGTGAACTTTTTTTACATATATCAAACAACTATGATAATGAATATTTTTTAAACTATTTATCAAATGGAAAATATACAAATATCTCAACAAGTGATTTTAAGAACAAAGTTATTTGTTTGAGTCTTGCTTTGAAAGATTTAGGTATTCAAAAAGGGGATAAGGTTGGGATTTTTGCTAAATCTTCACCTTTTTGGCTTATTTTTGATTTTGCTATTTTACAAGTGGGAGCTATTAGTGTTCCTATTTTTGCAAATATTTCTAGTGAAAATCTTAATTTTGAGATAAAAGACTCTTCTATGAAATTTATGTTTATTGATTCTCAAGAAAGACTAAATGACATAGAAAAAGAGAATTCACATCTTACTTTTATTACTCACAACTTTTGTATAAAAGAGCCAAATTTCTATAACTTTGATGAGATTTTAGTAATTGGAAAACAGATTTGTGATTCTAGTGGATTTACCTCTTTTGAAGCATTAGAAGATGATATTTTTTCTATCATTTATACAAGTGGAAATACTGGAACTCCAAAGGGTGTGATGCTTACACATAAAAATATTGTTTCACAACTTCATGATATAAATAGTTTGATAAATCTTGAACAACATGAAGTTTCCCTTTCTGTTCTTCCTTTGGCTCATATATTTGAGCGAACTGTAATGAGTTATTATTTAAGTCGTGGAATTAGTATCTATTTTGTTGATGATGTTTTAAATGTTGCAAATCTTATGAAAGTTGTGCGACCTACAATTATGACTGTTGTTCCGCGACTTTTAGAGAAAATATTTAACAAAATTAAACTAAATATCTCTACAAAACCATTTATTAGTCGAGCAATAGCCTCTTTTGCATTTGCCTATGCCCTAAAAGAAGATATAAATAAAAACTCACTTTTATTTAAGATTTATGACAAACTTGTCTATTCAAAATTTAGAGAAATCTTTGGTTCTAAACTTGAAAAACTAATAAGTGGAGGAGCACCTCTTTCAAAAGAAATTGCACAATTCTTTGTAAATATAAATGTTCCCGTTTATCAAGGATATGGTTTGACTGAGTTTTCACCTGTGATTTCTACAAATTATCCAAATGCAAATAAAGTTGGTTCTTGTGGAAAGGTAATTCCAAGTGCGCAAATCAAAATAAATGAAAACAGCGAACTATTTGTAAAAGGCCCTGCTTTGATGAAAGGTTATTTAAATCAAGGGGAATTAACAGCTAAAACAATAGATAAAGATGGTTGGCTTCACACAGGTGATGTTGCATTCTTAGATGAAGAGGGATATTTATTTATAAAAAGTAGAACGAAAGAGATATTCAAAACTTCAACGGGAGAGTATGTAAATGCTGTTGAAATTGAGCAAAAATTATCTAAAAATAAATATATAGAGTTTGCAGTTATAATTTCTGAAAATAGAAAATACACCTCTGCCCTACTTTTTGTGGATAAAGAGAAATATGAAAATGCAAAAAAACTAAATAAGAATTTAACTATAGAAGAATATTATAACAAAGATGATATTCTAAAGAGTATTTCGAACCACATAAATAGAGTGAATTCCAATCTAAATAAATGGGAAAAAATAGTAAAATTCGAAATCTTAACCAATAATATTTCAATAGAAACAGGAGAATTAACTCCATCTATGAAAATTTGTAGAGCTAAAATTGAAGAAAAATATTCAAATGTTATAAATAGTATGTATTAG
- a CDS encoding NACHT domain-containing protein — translation MGDENSLTLDDLYIEPYFRVHKNCFKDSDERLKDERRDKYVDVEDESIHNFIDDILNNKNKHNLDLKDVNTIFIAGQPGQGKSSFTKRFIYDMVENRISLSKDVILIKLKNIKEPNDLKNKSFKEIVKENTRLEIHNLDDYIVVLDGLDELVMKTGLSTSDIETICQKFSRENTTIIITTRHGYLNFDILNEDNIAVVELKELDETQQLSWLEKYKKTYPDIKLSNEIIEKFHKDEDKHILELINQPILLHMIAKMDIENIEELSKTTLYSEFFEILIKRKWEKDAHTLSKLKGLDQEEYSRVLKNMLKELAFHIFNSEYEYIQKYEFEKLESVKELQGLLAEKNNNESLKSNLKGVMVSFYFKEIKKVEESNPEERNEHYAIEFLHKSLMEYMVASYIYDYLDEKFLDKSSKTKKYHIDSGEEVLKELWYLFHQKRISSEVTDNLLEIIKEKEQSINDELSKRFDVFLTYLIEKDFLYESNIGNNNPIEKAKDTFYGFWQVMCNLDDKNHMPEDGYLKRKIFNNFIIDSVNEFNLINMDLSNMYIGNMVYFASSKGYKINFNGIHIGASLLFGRNNKFHNIYILDEVINLNKAERIIHSKISYTTFNDCSFSTVDLISCHFVNCQFSKVVFSKFSHSLIFQDCTFINCKEIDFKELKKDNYFINCTNDDKKI, via the coding sequence TTGGGTGATGAAAATAGTTTGACTTTAGATGATTTGTATATTGAACCATATTTTAGAGTTCATAAAAATTGTTTTAAAGATAGTGATGAAAGATTAAAAGATGAACGAAGAGATAAATATGTAGATGTAGAAGATGAAAGTATTCATAATTTCATAGATGATATTTTAAACAATAAAAATAAACATAATTTAGATTTAAAAGATGTAAATACCATATTTATAGCAGGGCAACCAGGTCAAGGTAAAAGTTCTTTTACAAAAAGATTTATTTACGATATGGTTGAAAATAGAATTTCTTTATCTAAAGATGTAATTTTAATTAAACTTAAAAATATAAAAGAACCAAATGATTTAAAAAATAAAAGTTTTAAAGAAATAGTAAAAGAAAATACAAGATTAGAAATACATAACTTAGATGACTATATCGTAGTTCTTGATGGGCTTGATGAATTAGTAATGAAAACAGGTTTATCAACCAGTGATATTGAAACAATATGTCAAAAATTTTCAAGAGAAAATACAACAATAATTATCACAACAAGACACGGGTATCTAAATTTTGATATATTAAACGAAGATAATATAGCTGTTGTAGAATTAAAAGAATTAGATGAAACTCAACAATTGTCTTGGTTAGAAAAATATAAAAAAACATATCCCGATATAAAACTATCAAATGAGATTATAGAAAAATTTCATAAAGATGAAGATAAACATATTTTAGAGCTTATAAATCAACCTATTTTATTACATATGATTGCAAAAATGGATATAGAAAATATTGAAGAGTTAAGTAAAACTACTTTATATAGTGAATTCTTTGAAATATTAATCAAAAGAAAATGGGAAAAAGATGCTCATACTCTATCAAAATTAAAAGGACTTGACCAAGAGGAATATTCAAGAGTTTTAAAAAATATGTTAAAAGAATTAGCTTTTCATATTTTTAATTCAGAGTATGAATATATCCAAAAATATGAGTTCGAAAAGTTAGAAAGTGTAAAAGAACTTCAAGGATTATTAGCAGAAAAAAACAACAATGAATCTTTAAAATCAAATCTAAAAGGTGTAATGGTATCTTTTTATTTTAAAGAGATAAAAAAAGTTGAAGAATCTAATCCTGAAGAAAGAAATGAGCACTATGCTATAGAGTTTTTACATAAATCACTTATGGAATATATGGTTGCTTCATATATTTATGATTATTTAGATGAAAAGTTTTTAGATAAATCAAGTAAAACAAAAAAATATCATATTGACAGCGGAGAAGAAGTTTTAAAAGAGTTATGGTATCTATTCCATCAAAAAAGAATTTCTAGTGAAGTTACAGATAATTTATTAGAAATTATCAAAGAAAAAGAACAAAGTATAAATGATGAATTATCAAAGAGATTTGATGTTTTTTTAACATATTTGATAGAAAAAGACTTTTTATATGAATCAAATATAGGAAATAATAATCCAATAGAAAAGGCAAAAGATACTTTTTACGGATTTTGGCAAGTAATGTGTAATCTTGATGATAAAAATCACATGCCGGAAGATGGATATTTAAAACGTAAAATATTTAACAATTTTATTATAGATAGTGTTAATGAATTTAATTTAATAAATATGGATTTATCAAATATGTATATCGGAAATATGGTTTATTTTGCATCTTCTAAAGGTTATAAAATTAATTTTAATGGTATTCATATAGGTGCATCCTTATTATTTGGTAGAAATAATAAATTTCATAATATATATATATTAGATGAAGTAATAAATTTAAATAAAGCAGAGAGGATTATTCATTCTAAGATTTCATACACAACATTTAATGATTGTTCTTTCTCGACTGTAGATTTAATAAGTTGTCATTTTGTGAATTGTCAATTTAGTAAAGTAGTTTTTAGTAAATTTAGTCATAGTTTGATATTTCAAGATTGTACTTTTATAAATTGTAAAGAAATTGATTTTAAGGAATTAAAAAAAGATAATTATTTTATAAATTGTACAAATGATGATAAAAAAATCTAA
- the def gene encoding peptide deformylase, with amino-acid sequence MIDSTNIKIAKLGEKVLRKKAKKVKDVKSEETKEIISIMIDTLKKSNGVGLAAPQISISKQIMIISSKPNDRYPNAPLMQELVLINPQIIKTSKGKNKDWEGCLSIPGIRAIVPRFNKIKVKYKTLDDEEKTIIFKDFVARIFQHEYDHLIGLAYIDRVESNKDIISEEVYLKKIKEKK; translated from the coding sequence ATGATTGATTCAACAAATATAAAAATAGCTAAACTTGGTGAAAAAGTTTTGAGAAAAAAAGCTAAAAAAGTAAAAGATGTAAAAAGTGAAGAGACAAAAGAGATAATTTCAATTATGATTGATACTTTAAAAAAATCAAATGGCGTTGGCCTTGCTGCTCCTCAAATTTCTATTTCAAAACAGATTATGATTATTTCATCAAAACCAAATGATAGATACCCAAATGCTCCATTGATGCAAGAGTTAGTTTTAATAAATCCCCAAATAATAAAAACTTCAAAGGGTAAAAACAAAGATTGGGAAGGATGTCTTAGCATTCCAGGAATTAGAGCCATAGTTCCTAGATTTAATAAAATAAAAGTAAAATACAAAACTTTAGATGATGAAGAAAAAACTATTATCTTTAAAGATTTTGTAGCTAGAATTTTTCAACATGAGTATGACCATTTAATTGGACTTGCCTATATTGATAGAGTTGAATCAAATAAAGATATTATAAGTGAAGAAGTTTATTTAAAAAAAATCAAGGAAAAAAAATGA
- a CDS encoding YiiD C-terminal domain-containing protein, with product MIQELQNKLYNEIPLTKMMELQIKDYNINELITTVPLEPNINDKGTAFGGSLSTLSIISAWSLCWLISKELGFDSNNIVIIKNETSFRKPVTNDIICHTKKPLLQEIKILKQKLENKKSASIKIESQIIEEGKICVDFVGYYVIKV from the coding sequence ATGATACAAGAACTTCAAAATAAACTTTACAATGAGATTCCACTAACAAAAATGATGGAATTACAAATCAAAGATTATAATATAAATGAATTAATTACCACCGTTCCACTTGAGCCAAATATAAATGATAAAGGTACAGCTTTTGGTGGAAGTTTATCAACTTTGAGTATTATAAGTGCATGGAGTTTATGTTGGCTGATTTCAAAAGAATTAGGCTTTGATTCAAATAATATTGTAATCATTAAAAATGAAACAAGCTTTAGAAAACCAGTAACAAATGATATAATTTGCCACACAAAAAAGCCCTTATTACAAGAGATAAAAATATTAAAACAAAAGTTAGAAAACAAAAAAAGTGCCTCTATAAAAATAGAATCACAAATAATTGAAGAGGGGAAAATATGTGTTGATTTTGTAGGCTATTATGTTATAAAAGTCTAA
- a CDS encoding bifunctional aconitate hydratase 2/2-methylisocitrate dehydratase, giving the protein MSLLANYKAHSQERLNEGNLPALPLTAEQTAELVELLKANPVVEAEYCLDLFTNKINPGVDDAAYVKAAFLNDIVQGNVTCSVISKVQAIEILGTMMGGFNVTPLVEALKIADVADAAANELKNTILVYNAFNDVKELMDAGNAKAKEVIESWANAEWFTNKPALEEEMTLTVYKIPGETNTDDLSPATVAFTRSDIPLHATAMLQSRMEKSLEKMAELKTKGHPLAYVGDVVGTGSSRKSGINSVQWHMGRDIPGVPNKRTGGVVLGSIIAPIFFNTAEDSGCLPIEASVDALETGDVITIKPYAGVIEKDGAVVSKFTLAPNTLTDEMRAGGRIPLIIGKGLTAKARAALGLGASTAFIAASQPADNGKGFTQAQKMVGKACGVEGVKPGMYVEPIATTVGSQDTTGPMTRDEIKELAALSFGADMVMQSFCHTAAYPKPADIKLRHTLPEFISSRGGVTLRPGDGVIHSWLNRLCLPDTVGTGGDSHTRFPIGISFPAGSGLIAFAGVTGMMPLTMPESVLVRFKGEMQPGITLRDLVNAIPYQAIQDGLLTVEKKGKKNVFAGTIVEIQGLPDLKVEQAFELSDSAAERSAAACSVQLDKEPIIEYLSSNIALIEKMIEEGYEDAKTLQRRADKMREWIANPVLLTPDADAEYKAIIEIDLNTITEPILACPNDPDDVDTLTNINNDPKRIKKIDEVFVGSCMTNIGLFRALGEVLKGEGEVPSKLWVAPPTKMDKEQLTEEGYYSIFAAAGARLEIPGCSLCMGNQAQVSEGAAVFSTSTRNFDNRLGKGSQVYLGSAEVAAVTALLGRLPSVAEYMEIVPKKITEKNRDGVYKYLNFHQVTPAQLRNLVHS; this is encoded by the coding sequence ATGAGTTTATTAGCAAATTATAAAGCACATTCACAAGAAAGACTTAATGAAGGTAATTTACCTGCATTACCTTTAACTGCTGAGCAAACTGCTGAATTAGTAGAATTATTAAAAGCTAACCCAGTTGTTGAAGCTGAATACTGTTTAGATTTATTTACAAACAAAATCAACCCAGGTGTTGATGATGCTGCTTATGTAAAAGCTGCATTTTTAAATGATATTGTACAAGGAAATGTAACTTGTTCTGTAATTTCTAAAGTTCAAGCAATTGAAATTTTAGGAACAATGATGGGTGGATTTAATGTTACTCCACTTGTTGAAGCATTAAAAATTGCTGACGTAGCAGATGCTGCAGCAAATGAATTAAAAAATACTATCCTAGTTTATAATGCTTTTAATGATGTTAAAGAATTAATGGACGCTGGAAATGCTAAAGCTAAAGAAGTTATCGAATCATGGGCAAATGCTGAGTGGTTTACTAATAAACCTGCTTTAGAAGAAGAAATGACTCTAACTGTATATAAAATTCCTGGTGAAACAAATACAGATGATTTATCTCCTGCAACTGTTGCATTTACAAGATCTGATATTCCATTACACGCAACTGCAATGTTACAATCAAGAATGGAAAAATCATTAGAAAAAATGGCCGAGTTAAAAACAAAAGGTCACCCTTTAGCATACGTTGGTGATGTTGTTGGAACTGGATCTTCAAGAAAATCAGGTATCAACTCTGTTCAATGGCATATGGGAAGAGACATCCCAGGTGTTCCAAATAAAAGAACTGGTGGGGTTGTATTAGGTTCTATTATTGCTCCAATTTTCTTCAATACTGCTGAAGATTCAGGATGTTTACCAATCGAAGCTAGCGTTGATGCTTTAGAAACTGGTGATGTTATTACAATTAAACCATACGCTGGTGTAATTGAAAAAGATGGTGCTGTTGTTTCTAAATTTACTTTAGCTCCAAATACTTTAACAGATGAAATGAGAGCTGGTGGAAGAATTCCATTAATTATTGGTAAAGGTTTAACTGCAAAAGCAAGAGCTGCATTAGGTTTAGGTGCTTCAACTGCATTTATCGCGGCTTCTCAACCAGCTGATAACGGTAAAGGATTTACTCAAGCTCAAAAAATGGTTGGAAAAGCTTGTGGTGTTGAAGGTGTTAAACCAGGTATGTATGTTGAGCCAATCGCTACAACTGTAGGTTCTCAAGATACAACTGGACCAATGACTAGAGATGAGATTAAAGAACTTGCTGCATTATCTTTTGGTGCTGATATGGTTATGCAATCATTCTGTCACACAGCTGCTTACCCAAAACCAGCTGACATTAAATTAAGACATACTTTACCTGAGTTTATCTCTTCAAGAGGTGGAGTTACATTAAGACCAGGTGATGGTGTTATTCACTCATGGTTAAATAGATTATGTTTACCAGATACAGTAGGTACTGGTGGAGATTCTCATACAAGATTCCCAATTGGTATCTCTTTCCCAGCTGGATCAGGTCTTATTGCATTTGCTGGAGTTACAGGTATGATGCCTTTAACTATGCCAGAATCTGTATTAGTAAGATTCAAAGGTGAAATGCAACCAGGTATTACTTTAAGAGATTTAGTTAATGCTATTCCTTACCAAGCTATTCAAGATGGTTTATTAACTGTTGAGAAAAAAGGTAAGAAAAATGTATTTGCTGGAACAATCGTTGAAATTCAAGGTTTACCAGACTTAAAAGTTGAGCAAGCATTTGAATTATCAGATTCAGCAGCAGAGAGATCAGCAGCAGCTTGTTCTGTTCAATTAGATAAAGAACCAATTATTGAATATCTATCTTCAAATATTGCTTTAATTGAAAAAATGATTGAAGAAGGTTACGAAGACGCTAAAACTCTTCAAAGAAGAGCAGATAAAATGAGAGAATGGATTGCAAATCCAGTATTATTAACTCCTGACGCTGATGCTGAATATAAAGCAATTATCGAAATTGATTTAAATACAATTACTGAGCCAATCTTAGCTTGTCCAAACGATCCAGATGATGTTGATACATTAACAAACATCAACAATGATCCAAAAAGAATTAAAAAAATCGACGAAGTATTCGTAGGTTCTTGTATGACTAATATTGGATTATTCAGAGCTTTAGGTGAAGTACTTAAAGGTGAAGGTGAAGTTCCTTCTAAACTATGGGTTGCGCCACCAACAAAAATGGATAAAGAGCAATTAACTGAAGAGGGTTATTATTCAATCTTTGCAGCAGCTGGTGCAAGACTTGAAATTCCTGGTTGTTCTTTATGTATGGGTAACCAAGCACAAGTATCTGAAGGTGCTGCTGTATTCTCAACATCTACAAGAAACTTTGATAATAGACTAGGAAAAGGTTCTCAAGTTTATTTAGGTTCTGCTGAAGTTGCTGCTGTTACTGCACTTTTAGGAAGATTACCATCTGTTGCTGAATATATGGAAATAGTACCTAAAAAAATTACAGAGAAAAACAGAGATGGTGTTTATAAATACTTAAACTTCCACCAAGTTACTCCTGCACAATTAAGAAACCTAGTACACTCTTAA
- a CDS encoding YitT family protein: protein MNTFFSIEELKNYAFIVIGSIFLSLSVVGFFAPNELITGGSAGLALLIHYMTNLTIGTIIVLINFPLILIGIKYLGKMFAVRTILTIILISVFIDFLTQIVHVKPFVIDDALGAIFGGIFVGIGLAFTIKGNSTAGGSTILARIISSKTEIKPGQVILVIDFLIIFSSLFILEDTKKVLWSIVSIYITAKIIDIILTGNLNKKVVYLVTQKTQILKEIIREELGPEGTIIKGDGLFDNQEKKMILIVVKVDKLQKLRQIVKKNDPDGFLIITEATEMLGRGH, encoded by the coding sequence ATGAATACTTTTTTCTCAATAGAAGAACTTAAAAATTATGCTTTTATAGTAATAGGTTCGATATTTCTATCTCTATCAGTAGTTGGTTTTTTTGCACCTAATGAACTTATTACTGGTGGTTCTGCTGGACTTGCATTATTAATTCACTATATGACAAATCTAACTATTGGAACAATTATTGTTTTGATTAATTTCCCCCTAATATTAATAGGGATTAAATATCTTGGAAAAATGTTTGCTGTTCGAACTATTCTTACTATTATTTTAATATCTGTATTTATTGATTTTTTAACTCAAATAGTTCATGTAAAACCTTTTGTTATTGATGATGCTTTGGGCGCAATATTTGGTGGTATTTTTGTTGGTATTGGTTTGGCTTTTACTATAAAAGGTAATTCAACAGCTGGTGGCTCAACAATATTAGCAAGAATTATTTCATCAAAAACAGAGATTAAACCTGGTCAAGTTATTTTGGTTATTGATTTTTTGATTATTTTTTCATCTTTATTTATACTTGAAGATACAAAAAAAGTATTATGGAGTATAGTTAGTATTTATATAACTGCAAAAATAATTGATATTATTTTAACAGGTAATCTAAATAAAAAAGTAGTATATCTAGTAACTCAAAAAACTCAAATTCTTAAAGAAATAATTAGAGAAGAATTAGGTCCAGAAGGAACAATAATAAAAGGTGATGGACTTTTTGATAATCAAGAGAAAAAAATGATTCTAATTGTTGTAAAAGTAGATAAATTGCAAAAATTAAGACAGATTGTGAAAAAAAATGATCCAGATGGATTTTTAATAATCACAGAAGCTACTGAAATGTTAGGAAGAGGTCATTGA
- a CDS encoding dicarboxylate/amino acid:cation symporter, which translates to MKKKSLFRNIGFQILIAMILGTIVGVMMGEGASVFAPLGTIFIHLIKMLVIPLIVISIISGAANLSDSPSAGKVGIVTITFFLITSAFAVAIALFAGEIFKPGVGLDLSSVNHMFSNQYADKGQLPSAIETVIGMIPTNIFQSLLDANILQILVFCLFFGIALSKVPKEKSAVILNSLEATTQALIWMVTVVMFLAPIGVFGLMADSVGTYGFDMLELVGKLFIVYIGALLFYGYGFYPLLIKLFSKMPVLEFLSAMKKPQIVALSTASSMATLPVNMKTCEDDLKISKSTCSFVLPLGATINMSGNAIYYGLVAIFFAQVYNIDLGFGGYVAIIFTATIGAIGQAGVPGPSFLVVAVLISAGIPIEGLPLLFALDRMFDMTRTALNITGDAACAVIVDNFNNKKDKLETV; encoded by the coding sequence ATGAAAAAGAAATCGTTATTTAGAAATATCGGATTTCAAATTTTGATTGCGATGATTTTGGGTACTATTGTAGGTGTTATGATGGGAGAAGGTGCATCTGTGTTTGCTCCTTTAGGTACTATTTTTATTCATTTAATTAAAATGTTAGTTATACCGTTGATTGTTATTTCAATTATTTCTGGTGCTGCAAATTTAAGTGATAGTCCAAGTGCTGGTAAAGTAGGAATAGTAACTATTACTTTTTTCTTAATAACATCTGCTTTTGCTGTTGCTATTGCACTTTTTGCTGGTGAAATATTTAAACCAGGTGTTGGCCTTGATTTAAGTAGTGTTAATCATATGTTCTCAAATCAATATGCTGACAAAGGTCAATTACCAAGTGCAATTGAAACAGTAATTGGAATGATTCCAACAAATATATTCCAATCACTTTTAGATGCAAATATTCTTCAAATATTAGTTTTTTGTCTATTTTTTGGTATTGCTCTTTCAAAAGTGCCAAAAGAGAAAAGTGCTGTAATTTTAAATAGTTTAGAAGCTACAACTCAAGCATTAATTTGGATGGTAACCGTTGTAATGTTTTTAGCACCAATTGGAGTATTTGGTCTTATGGCTGATTCTGTTGGTACTTATGGTTTTGATATGCTTGAACTGGTTGGAAAATTATTTATTGTTTATATTGGTGCTTTATTATTTTATGGATATGGTTTTTATCCTTTATTAATAAAATTATTTTCAAAAATGCCTGTACTTGAATTCCTTTCTGCTATGAAAAAACCTCAAATAGTGGCACTTTCAACAGCTTCATCAATGGCAACACTTCCTGTTAATATGAAAACTTGTGAAGATGATTTAAAAATCTCTAAATCAACATGTTCATTTGTTCTTCCCTTGGGTGCAACAATTAACATGAGTGGAAATGCTATTTATTATGGTTTAGTAGCAATATTTTTTGCCCAAGTTTATAATATAGACTTAGGGTTTGGTGGATATGTGGCTATTATCTTTACAGCAACAATTGGTGCTATTGGACAAGCTGGAGTTCCAGGTCCTTCATTTTTAGTTGTTGCTGTATTAATTTCTGCTGGTATTCCAATAGAGGGTTTACCTTTACTTTTTGCTTTAGACAGAATGTTTGACATGACTAGAACAGCTTTAAATATCACAGGTGATGCAGCTTGTGCAGTTATAGTTGATAATTTTAATAACAAAAAAGATAAATTAGAAACAGTATAA